The following proteins are encoded in a genomic region of Ostrea edulis chromosome 7, xbOstEdul1.1, whole genome shotgun sequence:
- the LOC130048426 gene encoding plexin-B1-like isoform X1: MMLSQGLCSVILISTLKAVYGNFYPTFSVPLSFAPLRRVTMKPESENIYVGGKNILLHLDGNLTVIGNKTIGPVKDSKLCSPDQKMCVSLEWRDNYVEVLKFLSKHKMVLMCGSVRQGLCRLLNSYSISLEEQFLNKHTQNFVGSSRGTIIVPYGTPGQQYDHYFIGRSWDGRKMEYTFPEFSFMEIRNRSADPDFRWEFQNTTKYTSVGICHSKRESVSTQFIYGFKKEGFVFSIYTQARNFSNGMVYETKLSRICTNDKYMSSFNEVILECRIHNIATAAFYKEDEATSTLYVAFGVSTDSLQPSHNATAAVCQFTQVEIDQMFKNLIIHCFNNADANSPPDWSTCGEAGRCLRGKMKPEKYCSAEAKSVRFTNHGVQRLKKPYFLPTAMIYKGYKTVFTSVFSHRIHPQTNILWIGTFDGYILKINLQRPYSDRKPYVWFDLSQNRSQRVEPDHVTDNSSHIFLLHGNKVSKFPLYSCQVHTTCGACVTSEDPLECGWCRDSCLMQGECSTTWYNNSCPPFLHKVYPLSGPPEGGTVVTIEGENFGEDQNTAANVTIGQAACHILNRTNSKIVCNTSSVTDDSEYVVTVTTNRLEVVRPSEIAVFAFSYKVCVYNKTSQARFEVL; encoded by the exons ATGATGCTTTCACAAGG TTTGTGCTCTGTCATTCTGATATCAACCTTGAAAGCAGTGTATGGGAATTTTTACCCGACCTTTTCCGTGCCATTGTCGTTTGCTCCACTCCGACGTGTTACAATGAAACCAGAATCTGAAAATATTTACGTGGGTGGtaaaaatatacttttgcaTCTGGATGGAAATCTCACTGTAATAGGAAACAAAACAATCGGTCCGGTAAAGGACAGCAAGCTGTGCTCTCCAGACCAGAAAATGTGCGTCTCATTAGAGTGGAGGGATAATTATGTGGAAGTTTTGAAGTTTCTCTCCAAGCACAAGATGGTACTTATGTGTGGATCTGTCAGGCAAGGTCTCTGCAGATTGTTGAACAGCTACTCCATATCACTGGAGGAACAGTTTTTAAACAAACACACGCAAAATTTTGTTGGAAGTAGCAGGGGAACGATTATAGTGCCATACGGCACACCCGGTCAGCAATATGACCACTACTTCATCGGTCGAAGTTGGGATGGACGCAAAATGGAGTATACATTTCCGGAATTTTCGTTCATGGAAATCCGTAATAGGTCTGCAGACCCTGACTTTCGATGGGAATTTCaaaatactacaaaatataCTTCTGTCGGAATTTGTCATTCGAAACGAGAGTCTGTCTCAACCCAGTTCATCTACGGTTTTAAGAAAGAGGGATTCGTTTTTAGCATTTATACCCAGGCTCGAAACTTCTCTAATGGCATGGTATACGAAACTAAATTGTCAAGAATATGCACGAACGATAAGTACATGTCGTCTTTTAATGAAGTAATTTTGGAATGTCGAATCCATAACATCGCAACGGCTGCTTTTTACAAAGAGGACGAGGCGACATCGACTTTGTACGTCGCGTTTGGCGTTAGCACGGATTCCCTGCAACCTTCCCATAATGCTACAGCAGCCGTCTGCCAATTTACACAAGTTGAAATAGaccaaatgtttaaaaatttgatcATACATTGTTTTAATAATGCAGACGCCAACTCACCTCCTGATTGGTCAACGTGCGGAGAGGCGGGGCGTTGTCTTCGCGGCAAG atGAAACCTGAGAAGTATTGTAGCGCGGAGGCAAAAAGCGTACGTTTTACGAACCACGGAGTCCAGAGGTTGAAGAAACCCTATTTCTTGCCGACAGCGATGATATACAAAGGATATAAGACGGTGTTCACGTCAGTGTTTTCTCACCGAATTCATCCACAGACCAACATATTGTGGATAGGAACCTTCGACGGTTATATTCTAAAA ATAAACTTACAGCGGCCTTACTCAGATAGGAAACCGTATGTCTGGTTCGATCTCAGCCAGAACAGATCTCAGAGAGTGGAGCCAGATCACGTGACAGACAACAGTAGTCATATCTTCCTACTGCATGGAAACAAG GTTTCAAAATTCCCACTGTATTCATGTCAAGTTCACACAACCTGTGGCGCATGCGTGACAAGTGAAGACCCATTGGAATGCGGTTGGTGTCGAGACTCTTGCTTGATGCAGGGGGAGTGCAGCACTACGTGGTATAACAATAGTTGTCCTCCATTCCTTCACAAA GTGTATCCTCTAAGCGGCCCTCCTGAAGGTGGGACGGTTGTGACCATCGAGGGCGAGAACTTCGGTGAAGACCAAAACACAGCGGCGAACGTGACCATTGGACAAGCCGCATGCCACATACTAAACAGGACAAACTCAAA
- the LOC130048426 gene encoding hepatocyte growth factor receptor-like isoform X3 yields the protein MMLSQGLCSVILISTLKAVYGNFYPTFSVPLSFAPLRRVTMKPESENIYVGGKNILLHLDGNLTVIGNKTIGPVKDSKLCSPDQKMCVSLEWRDNYVEVLKFLSKHKMVLMCGSVRQGLCRLLNSYSISLEEQFLNKHTQNFVGSSRGTIIVPYGTPGQQYDHYFIGRSWDGRKMEYTFPEFSFMEIRNRSADPDFRWEFQNTTKYTSVGICHSKRESVSTQFIYGFKKEGFVFSIYTQARNFSNGMVYETKLSRICTNDKYMSSFNEVILECRIHNIATAAFYKEDEATSTLYVAFGVSTDSLQPSHNATAAVCQFTQVEIDQMFKNLIIHCFNNADANSPPDWSTCGEAGRCLRGKMKPEKYCSAEAKSVRFTNHGVQRLKKPYFLPTAMIYKGYKTVFTSVFSHRIHPQTNILWIGTFDGYILKINLQRPYSDRKPYVWFDLSQNRSQRVEPDHVTDNSSHIFLLHGNKVSKFPLYSCQVHTTCGACVTSEDPLECGWCRDSCLMQGECSTTWYNNSCPPFLHKVYPLSGPPEGGTVVTIEGENFGEDQNTAANVTIGQAACHILNRTNSKYRTRDTVFY from the exons ATGATGCTTTCACAAGG TTTGTGCTCTGTCATTCTGATATCAACCTTGAAAGCAGTGTATGGGAATTTTTACCCGACCTTTTCCGTGCCATTGTCGTTTGCTCCACTCCGACGTGTTACAATGAAACCAGAATCTGAAAATATTTACGTGGGTGGtaaaaatatacttttgcaTCTGGATGGAAATCTCACTGTAATAGGAAACAAAACAATCGGTCCGGTAAAGGACAGCAAGCTGTGCTCTCCAGACCAGAAAATGTGCGTCTCATTAGAGTGGAGGGATAATTATGTGGAAGTTTTGAAGTTTCTCTCCAAGCACAAGATGGTACTTATGTGTGGATCTGTCAGGCAAGGTCTCTGCAGATTGTTGAACAGCTACTCCATATCACTGGAGGAACAGTTTTTAAACAAACACACGCAAAATTTTGTTGGAAGTAGCAGGGGAACGATTATAGTGCCATACGGCACACCCGGTCAGCAATATGACCACTACTTCATCGGTCGAAGTTGGGATGGACGCAAAATGGAGTATACATTTCCGGAATTTTCGTTCATGGAAATCCGTAATAGGTCTGCAGACCCTGACTTTCGATGGGAATTTCaaaatactacaaaatataCTTCTGTCGGAATTTGTCATTCGAAACGAGAGTCTGTCTCAACCCAGTTCATCTACGGTTTTAAGAAAGAGGGATTCGTTTTTAGCATTTATACCCAGGCTCGAAACTTCTCTAATGGCATGGTATACGAAACTAAATTGTCAAGAATATGCACGAACGATAAGTACATGTCGTCTTTTAATGAAGTAATTTTGGAATGTCGAATCCATAACATCGCAACGGCTGCTTTTTACAAAGAGGACGAGGCGACATCGACTTTGTACGTCGCGTTTGGCGTTAGCACGGATTCCCTGCAACCTTCCCATAATGCTACAGCAGCCGTCTGCCAATTTACACAAGTTGAAATAGaccaaatgtttaaaaatttgatcATACATTGTTTTAATAATGCAGACGCCAACTCACCTCCTGATTGGTCAACGTGCGGAGAGGCGGGGCGTTGTCTTCGCGGCAAG atGAAACCTGAGAAGTATTGTAGCGCGGAGGCAAAAAGCGTACGTTTTACGAACCACGGAGTCCAGAGGTTGAAGAAACCCTATTTCTTGCCGACAGCGATGATATACAAAGGATATAAGACGGTGTTCACGTCAGTGTTTTCTCACCGAATTCATCCACAGACCAACATATTGTGGATAGGAACCTTCGACGGTTATATTCTAAAA ATAAACTTACAGCGGCCTTACTCAGATAGGAAACCGTATGTCTGGTTCGATCTCAGCCAGAACAGATCTCAGAGAGTGGAGCCAGATCACGTGACAGACAACAGTAGTCATATCTTCCTACTGCATGGAAACAAG GTTTCAAAATTCCCACTGTATTCATGTCAAGTTCACACAACCTGTGGCGCATGCGTGACAAGTGAAGACCCATTGGAATGCGGTTGGTGTCGAGACTCTTGCTTGATGCAGGGGGAGTGCAGCACTACGTGGTATAACAATAGTTGTCCTCCATTCCTTCACAAA GTGTATCCTCTAAGCGGCCCTCCTGAAGGTGGGACGGTTGTGACCATCGAGGGCGAGAACTTCGGTGAAGACCAAAACACAGCGGCGAACGTGACCATTGGACAAGCCGCATGCCACATACTAAACAGGACAAACTCAAAGTATAGAACACGTGACACCGTTTTCTATTGA
- the LOC130048426 gene encoding plexin-B1-like isoform X2: protein MMLSQGLCSVILISTLKAVYGNFYPTFSVPLSFAPLRRVTMKPESENIYVGGKNILLHLDGNLTVIGNKTIGPVKDSKLCSPDQKMCVSLEWRDNYVEVLKFLSKHKMVLMCGSVRQGLCRLLNSYSISLEEQFLNKHTQNFVGSSRGTIIVPYGTPGQQYDHYFIGRSWDGRKMEYTFPEFSFMEIRNRSADPDFRWEFQNTTKYTSVGICHSKRESVSTQFIYGFKKEGFVFSIYTQARNFSNGMVYETKLSRICTNDKYMSSFNEVILECRIHNIATAAFYKEDEATSTLYVAFGVSTDSLQPSHNATAAVCQFTQVEIDQMFKNLIIHCFNNADANSPPDWSTCGEAGRCLRGKMKPEKYCSAEAKSVRFTNHGVQRLKKPYFLPTAMIYKGYKTVFTSVFSHRIHPQTNILWIGTFDGYILKINLQRPYSDRKPYVWFDLSQNRSQRVEPDHVTDNSSHIFLLHGNKVSKFPLYSCQVHTTCGACVTSEDPLECGWCRDSCLMQGECSTTWYNNSCPPFLHKVYPLSGPPEGGTVVTIEGENFGEDQNTAANVTIGQAACHILNRTNSKIVCNTSSVTDDSEYVVTVTTNRLEVVRPSEIAVFAFSYKAS, encoded by the exons ATGATGCTTTCACAAGG TTTGTGCTCTGTCATTCTGATATCAACCTTGAAAGCAGTGTATGGGAATTTTTACCCGACCTTTTCCGTGCCATTGTCGTTTGCTCCACTCCGACGTGTTACAATGAAACCAGAATCTGAAAATATTTACGTGGGTGGtaaaaatatacttttgcaTCTGGATGGAAATCTCACTGTAATAGGAAACAAAACAATCGGTCCGGTAAAGGACAGCAAGCTGTGCTCTCCAGACCAGAAAATGTGCGTCTCATTAGAGTGGAGGGATAATTATGTGGAAGTTTTGAAGTTTCTCTCCAAGCACAAGATGGTACTTATGTGTGGATCTGTCAGGCAAGGTCTCTGCAGATTGTTGAACAGCTACTCCATATCACTGGAGGAACAGTTTTTAAACAAACACACGCAAAATTTTGTTGGAAGTAGCAGGGGAACGATTATAGTGCCATACGGCACACCCGGTCAGCAATATGACCACTACTTCATCGGTCGAAGTTGGGATGGACGCAAAATGGAGTATACATTTCCGGAATTTTCGTTCATGGAAATCCGTAATAGGTCTGCAGACCCTGACTTTCGATGGGAATTTCaaaatactacaaaatataCTTCTGTCGGAATTTGTCATTCGAAACGAGAGTCTGTCTCAACCCAGTTCATCTACGGTTTTAAGAAAGAGGGATTCGTTTTTAGCATTTATACCCAGGCTCGAAACTTCTCTAATGGCATGGTATACGAAACTAAATTGTCAAGAATATGCACGAACGATAAGTACATGTCGTCTTTTAATGAAGTAATTTTGGAATGTCGAATCCATAACATCGCAACGGCTGCTTTTTACAAAGAGGACGAGGCGACATCGACTTTGTACGTCGCGTTTGGCGTTAGCACGGATTCCCTGCAACCTTCCCATAATGCTACAGCAGCCGTCTGCCAATTTACACAAGTTGAAATAGaccaaatgtttaaaaatttgatcATACATTGTTTTAATAATGCAGACGCCAACTCACCTCCTGATTGGTCAACGTGCGGAGAGGCGGGGCGTTGTCTTCGCGGCAAG atGAAACCTGAGAAGTATTGTAGCGCGGAGGCAAAAAGCGTACGTTTTACGAACCACGGAGTCCAGAGGTTGAAGAAACCCTATTTCTTGCCGACAGCGATGATATACAAAGGATATAAGACGGTGTTCACGTCAGTGTTTTCTCACCGAATTCATCCACAGACCAACATATTGTGGATAGGAACCTTCGACGGTTATATTCTAAAA ATAAACTTACAGCGGCCTTACTCAGATAGGAAACCGTATGTCTGGTTCGATCTCAGCCAGAACAGATCTCAGAGAGTGGAGCCAGATCACGTGACAGACAACAGTAGTCATATCTTCCTACTGCATGGAAACAAG GTTTCAAAATTCCCACTGTATTCATGTCAAGTTCACACAACCTGTGGCGCATGCGTGACAAGTGAAGACCCATTGGAATGCGGTTGGTGTCGAGACTCTTGCTTGATGCAGGGGGAGTGCAGCACTACGTGGTATAACAATAGTTGTCCTCCATTCCTTCACAAA GTGTATCCTCTAAGCGGCCCTCCTGAAGGTGGGACGGTTGTGACCATCGAGGGCGAGAACTTCGGTGAAGACCAAAACACAGCGGCGAACGTGACCATTGGACAAGCCGCATGCCACATACTAAACAGGACAAACTCAAA